One genomic segment of Bombina bombina isolate aBomBom1 chromosome 4, aBomBom1.pri, whole genome shotgun sequence includes these proteins:
- the TSTD3 gene encoding thiosulfate sulfurtransferase/rhodanese-like domain-containing protein 3 isoform X3 translates to MCTMWCRAGSYTARIIWVYANFITLENSYLFLSETIKYEELKDLLKKESTFLIDVREPWEVKEYGVIRDSFNIPLGDLVQALQMDPKDFEEKYQTKMPIKSDTLVFSCLAGIRSKKALDTAVSLGFTSVQHYAGGLDDWAKHELPEKKP, encoded by the exons atcatATGGGTGTATGCAAATTTTATAACCCTGGAAAATTCTTACCTTTT CCTATCAGAAACCATCAAATATGAAGAGCTTAAAGACTTACTTAAAAAAGAGAGCACCTTTCTTATTGATGTCCGGGAGCCATGGGAAGTCAAGGAATATGGGGTTATCCGGGACTCATTCAATATACCAT tgGGTGACCTAGTGCAAGCATTGCAAATGGACCCTAAAGACTTTGAAGAGAAATATCAAACGAAAATGCCAATAAAGTCCGATACACTTGTCTTTTCCTGTTTGGCTGGAATTCGGAGCAAGAAAGCATTGGACACAGCTGTTTCTTTAGGTTTTACCAG tgTTCAGCATTATGCTGGTGGTCTTGACGACTGGGCAAAGCATGAATTGCCAGAAAAGAAGCCTTGA